One genomic window of Parabacteroides pacaensis includes the following:
- a CDS encoding SDR family oxidoreductase has protein sequence MKFLVLGCNGMAGHQISLYLQEQGHDVTGFALEKSNLLNKSIAGDATDFLFLKKIIQEGKYDTVINCIGILNQFAENNHALATLLNSYLPHFVAAAANEVGAQVIHMSTDCVFSGAKGQYTEEDFPDGTTFYDRSKALGELNDDKNITLRNSIVGPDINERGIGLLNWFMQQSGDINGFTGALWTGQTTLQLAKTMEAAATEHATGLYNTVPDVNISKYDLLGLFNKYLRGNTLTIHPIEGVKADKSLKRTRFDFAYRIPDYEKMVAEAAQWIFAHKSLYPHYNL, from the coding sequence ATGAAATTTCTCGTACTTGGGTGCAACGGCATGGCTGGACACCAAATCTCATTATACCTTCAGGAGCAAGGTCATGATGTAACGGGCTTTGCGCTTGAAAAATCAAATCTGCTTAATAAAAGTATTGCAGGTGACGCAACGGACTTCCTATTCCTAAAAAAGATTATTCAGGAGGGCAAGTATGATACTGTAATCAACTGTATTGGCATTCTCAATCAGTTTGCAGAGAACAATCATGCGCTTGCAACCTTGCTTAACAGCTACTTACCTCATTTTGTAGCCGCTGCTGCAAATGAAGTGGGCGCACAGGTAATCCACATGAGTACCGACTGTGTATTCTCGGGCGCCAAAGGGCAATATACAGAAGAAGATTTTCCCGACGGCACCACTTTCTACGACCGCAGCAAGGCGTTGGGCGAACTCAATGACGATAAAAACATTACCTTGCGCAACTCAATCGTTGGTCCTGACATCAATGAGCGTGGCATAGGTCTACTCAATTGGTTCATGCAGCAGAGCGGCGACATAAATGGCTTCACCGGTGCACTTTGGACCGGCCAGACTACCCTCCAGCTCGCCAAGACCATGGAAGCGGCAGCGACGGAGCACGCTACGGGCCTCTACAACACTGTGCCCGATGTAAATATTTCAAAGTACGATCTGCTCGGTCTGTTCAACAAATATTTGCGTGGCAACACCCTCACAATCCATCCTATTGAAGGCGTGAAGGCCGACAAATCACTCAAACGAACTCGTTTCGACTTCGCTTACCGTATTCCTGACTACGAGAAGATGGTAGCCGAAGCTGCACAATGGATATTTGCACACAAGTCTCTTTATCCCCACTACAATCTCTGA
- the wecB gene encoding non-hydrolyzing UDP-N-acetylglucosamine 2-epimerase, whose product MERLKLMTILGTRPEIIKMSEIIKKSDKYFNHVLVHTGQNYDYTLNEVFFKDLGLRQPDYYLGVVGDNLGQTMGNVIAKAYELMVEVKPDVIIVLGDTNSCLSVIAAKRLKIPVFHMEAGNRCKDENLPEEVIRRIVDVTSDINLCYSEHARRYILNSGVKPEYTYVVGSPMAEVLKIHKDSIEDSDILRELGLEAKKYILLSAHREENIDIESNFNSLMEAVNTMARHYDMPVLYSCHPRSEKYIAARGFEFDKRVIKHKPLGFFDYNKLQKNAFCVVSDSGTLPEESASLHFPAVSVRTSTERPEALDSGVFVIGSITGDAVIQAVDMAVSMQSHGYVPSPVDAYTDDNVSDKVVRIIQSYTAIVNRMIWRKF is encoded by the coding sequence ATGGAACGTCTTAAACTAATGACGATTCTGGGCACTCGTCCCGAAATCATCAAGATGTCGGAAATAATTAAGAAATCCGATAAATATTTCAACCATGTCCTCGTTCACACCGGTCAAAACTATGATTATACGCTTAATGAGGTATTTTTCAAAGACCTCGGACTCCGTCAGCCCGACTACTATTTAGGAGTCGTAGGGGATAATCTCGGTCAGACCATGGGCAATGTTATAGCTAAGGCTTATGAGCTTATGGTAGAAGTTAAACCTGATGTCATTATAGTTCTCGGTGATACTAATTCCTGTTTATCGGTAATCGCGGCGAAGAGACTGAAGATCCCAGTGTTCCATATGGAGGCCGGGAATCGTTGCAAGGACGAGAACCTGCCGGAAGAAGTCATCCGTCGTATTGTGGACGTCACTAGCGACATCAATCTATGCTATTCCGAACATGCTCGCCGATATATTCTCAACAGCGGCGTCAAACCCGAATATACCTATGTGGTAGGGTCTCCAATGGCCGAAGTTCTTAAGATTCATAAAGATTCTATAGAAGATAGTGATATTCTCCGTGAGCTTGGGCTTGAAGCAAAAAAATACATTTTGCTCAGTGCACACCGGGAAGAAAATATAGATATCGAATCCAATTTCAATTCGTTGATGGAGGCAGTAAATACCATGGCCCGTCATTACGACATGCCAGTGCTCTACAGCTGCCATCCACGCTCTGAAAAATATATCGCTGCCCGCGGTTTCGAATTCGATAAGCGAGTGATTAAGCATAAACCTCTCGGGTTCTTCGACTATAACAAACTTCAAAAGAACGCTTTCTGCGTTGTCAGCGACAGCGGCACACTCCCCGAAGAGAGCGCTTCATTACATTTCCCAGCCGTCTCCGTGCGTACCTCAACCGAACGTCCTGAGGCCCTTGACAGCGGTGTATTCGTAATCGGGTCAATCACAGGAGACGCCGTAATTCAGGCTGTTGATATGGCAGTTTCGATGCAGTCTCATGGATATGTTCCTTCGCCAGTTGATGCCTATACCGATGATAATGTAAGTGATAAAGTAGTCAGAATCATCCAATCATACACAGCTATAGTTAATAGAATGATTTGGCGTAAGTTCTGA
- a CDS encoding lipopolysaccharide biosynthesis protein — MSKKIAKNTIYLYFRMMVVMIVNLITVRIVLRALGTDDYGLYQVVAGIVISIQSFSSVMATSTQRFYSFSIGRKKHNKLSQLFSSSLNIYIWISIICFILAETVGLWFVNTQLVIPLERIGAANWIYQFSIVSLICTLLVSPFSSAVIAYEDMGFFAVLSLCETFIKLLAVIAISYSSSDRLILYGLALLIVPFISLTAYALKTFRCYPYIRYCKVTDRGIYKQMLSFSGWHLFSTGASVGINQINTILINLFFPLVVNAARGISLQVMGAFSSFCSSFIMAVRPPLIKAYAEKDYSYLNRLFNYSNKFIYYLTLVIALPLLLEMGPILELWLGETSVEMVLFSQLIVIYSMVLCLNNPLSIIAQATGKIKQYFLPVESVTLVCPIATYVLFKMGCPSQTTYYAMIVTISLAHVIRVVSVKKIYPQLELSKYIKGFLIPAIIITAGLYVLLFILKQFSGVPLIPFIILAVCATLIISYLFGLDKTEKMMAMDLMRKALKKSGKSN, encoded by the coding sequence ATGTCGAAAAAGATAGCAAAAAATACGATATATCTTTACTTCAGGATGATGGTCGTTATGATCGTCAATCTGATCACGGTAAGGATAGTACTTAGAGCTCTAGGCACTGACGATTATGGACTCTATCAGGTTGTGGCTGGTATTGTAATATCAATTCAGAGTTTTTCATCTGTGATGGCAACTTCGACACAGCGCTTCTATTCTTTCTCAATTGGACGGAAGAAACATAATAAACTATCTCAATTGTTCTCCTCAAGCCTTAATATATATATATGGATTTCTATTATTTGCTTTATATTAGCTGAAACAGTTGGTCTTTGGTTTGTCAACACCCAATTGGTTATACCTCTCGAAAGGATTGGAGCTGCCAACTGGATTTATCAATTTTCAATTGTCTCTCTTATTTGTACTCTCCTTGTTTCCCCTTTTTCATCGGCTGTAATAGCATATGAAGATATGGGATTTTTTGCAGTGCTCTCATTATGCGAGACATTCATCAAGTTGCTTGCAGTAATTGCGATTTCTTATTCATCATCTGACAGACTTATATTGTATGGGTTAGCTCTTTTGATTGTGCCATTTATCTCCCTGACAGCATATGCACTTAAAACCTTCCGTTGCTATCCGTATATTAGATATTGCAAAGTAACCGATCGTGGAATTTATAAACAGATGCTGTCATTTTCAGGCTGGCATCTTTTCAGCACAGGAGCGTCAGTTGGCATCAACCAGATCAATACAATCCTAATAAACCTGTTCTTCCCACTCGTTGTCAATGCCGCCCGAGGCATCTCGTTGCAGGTTATGGGAGCGTTTTCCTCTTTCTGCTCGAGTTTTATAATGGCTGTAAGGCCACCGTTAATAAAAGCTTATGCAGAGAAGGACTATTCTTACCTAAATCGCCTTTTTAATTATTCCAATAAATTTATCTACTATCTCACTCTTGTAATAGCACTCCCATTGCTCTTGGAGATGGGACCTATTTTGGAACTATGGCTTGGAGAGACCTCTGTTGAAATGGTATTGTTCTCCCAATTGATAGTAATTTATAGTATGGTCTTGTGTTTAAACAATCCATTATCAATAATTGCACAGGCAACCGGTAAGATTAAGCAATACTTTCTTCCGGTGGAATCAGTCACACTGGTATGTCCGATTGCAACTTATGTTTTGTTTAAAATGGGTTGTCCCTCGCAAACAACTTATTATGCTATGATTGTAACTATTTCGTTAGCCCATGTTATTCGTGTTGTGAGTGTCAAAAAGATTTATCCTCAACTTGAGTTATCTAAATATATCAAAGGTTTCCTTATACCGGCGATAATCATCACCGCCGGCCTATATGTTTTATTATTTATATTAAAGCAATTTTCAGGAGTGCCTTTGATTCCGTTCATTATTCTTGCAGTTTGCGCTACATTGATAATTTCATACCTTTTCGGCTTAGA